From the Hyphomicrobium sp. ghe19 genome, one window contains:
- a CDS encoding glutamine synthetase beta-grasp domain-containing protein: MTKYKLEYIWLDGYTPVPNLRGKTLIKEYSAFPDLADLPLWGFDGSSTQQAEGSNSDCVLKPVAHYPDPARTNGVLVMCEVMLPDGVTPHASNKRATILDDAGAWFGFEQEYFFYKDGRPLGFPAAGYPAPQGTYYTGVGYKNVGDVARTIVEEHLDLCLAAGINHEGINAEVAKGQWEFQIFGKGSKKAADEMWMARYLLERLTEKYGIDIEYHCKPLGDTDWNGSGMHANFSTEYMRTVGGKDYFEALMKEFDKNLMDHIAVYGPDNDKRLTGKHETAPWNKFSYGVADRGASIRVPHSFVKNNYKGYLEDRRPNSQGDPYQIASQILKTISAVPAGAVAKAA; the protein is encoded by the coding sequence ATGACGAAGTATAAGCTCGAGTATATCTGGCTCGATGGTTACACGCCGGTTCCGAACTTGCGTGGCAAGACGCTGATCAAGGAATACAGCGCATTTCCGGATCTCGCAGACCTCCCGCTCTGGGGCTTTGACGGCAGCTCCACCCAGCAGGCTGAAGGCAGCAACTCGGACTGCGTTCTGAAGCCGGTTGCCCACTATCCGGATCCGGCCCGCACCAACGGCGTTCTCGTCATGTGCGAAGTTATGCTGCCCGACGGTGTCACGCCTCATGCTTCGAACAAGCGCGCCACGATCCTCGATGACGCCGGCGCCTGGTTCGGCTTCGAACAGGAATACTTCTTCTACAAGGACGGGCGCCCGCTCGGCTTCCCCGCCGCTGGCTATCCGGCGCCGCAGGGAACCTACTATACGGGCGTCGGCTACAAGAACGTCGGCGACGTCGCGCGAACCATTGTCGAAGAGCATCTCGACCTCTGCCTCGCAGCCGGCATCAACCACGAGGGCATCAACGCCGAAGTGGCCAAGGGCCAGTGGGAATTCCAGATTTTCGGCAAGGGGTCTAAGAAGGCTGCCGACGAGATGTGGATGGCCCGCTACCTGCTTGAGCGCCTCACTGAGAAGTATGGCATCGACATCGAGTATCACTGCAAGCCGCTCGGCGACACCGACTGGAACGGCTCGGGCATGCACGCCAACTTCTCGACCGAGTACATGCGTACGGTCGGCGGCAAGGACTACTTCGAAGCGTTGATGAAGGAGTTCGACAAGAACCTGATGGACCACATCGCCGTCTACGGCCCGGACAACGACAAGCGTCTGACCGGCAAGCACGAGACCGCGCCGTGGAACAAGTTCAGCTATGGCGTTGCTGACCGTGGCGCCTCGATCCGCGTCCCGCACTCGTTCGTGAAGAACAACTACAAGGGCTACCTCGAGGATCGCCGTCCGAACTCGCAAGGCGACCCATACCAGATCGCTTCGCAGATCTTGAAGACGATCTCTGCGGTGCCGGCCGGCGCCGTCGCGAAGGCTGCCTAA
- a CDS encoding DUF2735 domain-containing protein — protein MTETQYRQSAKIYQFPKGGRASLHGQRLVKKAAAIVPSRLARHAEFGSCWYHEAAIEDDAELVRWS, from the coding sequence ATGACTGAGACGCAGTATCGACAATCGGCAAAGATCTACCAATTCCCGAAGGGTGGAAGAGCGTCCCTGCATGGACAGCGGCTCGTCAAGAAAGCTGCTGCGATCGTGCCCTCACGGCTCGCCAGACACGCTGAGTTCGGCAGCTGCTGGTACCACGAGGCAGCCATCGAAGACGACGCCGAGCTGGTGCGTTGGAGCTGA
- a CDS encoding glutaminase, with protein MSKLDDVVKEVADEMRRMPERGEVATYIPELARVDPKAFGIAVIDAEGNVAVGGDADTPFSIQSISKVFTLTLALGKVGDRLWKRVGREPSGSPFNSIVQLENEKGIPRNPFINAGAIAVTDLILSGHLPREALGEILRFMQFLADDSTITIDQQVAASEQRTGFRNAALANYMKSFGHLDNPVDFTLGVYFHHCAIAMSCRQLAMAGRFLAQFGSNPSTGHAVVQPERARRINALMLTCGHYDGSGEFAYRVGLPGKSGVGGGILAVAPGKASIAVWSPGLDTTGNSRLGQIALEHLTHRMGWSIFGA; from the coding sequence GTGAGTAAGCTTGACGACGTCGTCAAAGAAGTCGCTGACGAGATGCGGCGCATGCCCGAACGGGGAGAGGTCGCAACCTACATTCCCGAATTGGCGCGCGTTGACCCCAAAGCTTTCGGCATCGCCGTTATCGACGCCGAAGGAAACGTCGCGGTCGGAGGCGACGCCGATACGCCGTTTTCAATTCAAAGCATCTCGAAGGTGTTCACGCTGACCCTTGCTTTAGGAAAGGTCGGAGATAGGCTTTGGAAGCGGGTCGGCCGCGAACCCTCGGGGAGCCCCTTCAACTCGATCGTCCAGCTAGAAAACGAGAAGGGCATTCCGCGAAACCCCTTTATCAACGCCGGCGCGATCGCCGTCACGGATTTAATCCTATCCGGCCATTTGCCCCGTGAGGCGCTGGGCGAAATTTTGAGGTTCATGCAGTTCCTGGCCGATGATTCGACCATAACAATCGATCAGCAGGTGGCCGCCTCCGAGCAACGAACCGGCTTCCGCAACGCCGCGCTGGCCAATTACATGAAGTCCTTCGGGCACCTCGATAACCCCGTCGACTTCACGCTCGGGGTCTACTTCCACCACTGCGCCATCGCGATGTCTTGCAGACAATTGGCCATGGCGGGACGCTTTCTTGCACAATTTGGCAGCAATCCGTCTACGGGACATGCAGTTGTGCAGCCTGAGAGGGCGCGTCGGATTAACGCTCTCATGCTGACCTGCGGCCATTACGACGGATCGGGGGAATTCGCCTACCGCGTCGGCCTGCCGGGCAAGAGCGGAGTAGGCGGCGGTATCCTGGCAGTCGCGCCAGGCAAGGCCTCGATTGCCGTCTGGTCGCCCGGTTTGGATACGACCGGCAACTCGCGGCTGGGGCAGATTGCACTTGAGCATCTTACCCACCGAATGGGCTGGTCGATCTTCGGCGCATGA
- a CDS encoding DUF4142 domain-containing protein, whose amino-acid sequence MRAILAIIAMGFALPVLAAEVPSQTKDFVSNATVGNKFEIDTSQLALKYGKSPEVQSFAHQMITDHTKAGEDLKKALNEAKIEPPENALDMAHEEKYAKLRLFTTKDGFDSAYVYDQLKAHEDAVAKFKDYAANGPTPQVKAFAAALLPTLEHHLAMAKDLNDKMRSHS is encoded by the coding sequence ATGAGAGCAATTTTAGCAATCATCGCAATGGGCTTTGCGTTGCCGGTGCTGGCTGCGGAGGTCCCGAGCCAGACCAAGGACTTCGTATCCAACGCGACCGTCGGCAATAAATTCGAAATCGACACAAGTCAGCTTGCTTTGAAATACGGAAAGTCACCCGAGGTGCAAAGCTTTGCGCATCAAATGATCACCGATCACACAAAGGCCGGTGAGGATCTGAAGAAGGCGCTTAACGAAGCCAAGATAGAACCGCCTGAGAATGCACTCGATATGGCGCACGAAGAGAAGTACGCGAAGCTCCGCCTCTTCACGACCAAAGACGGCTTCGATTCCGCTTACGTATACGATCAGCTGAAAGCTCATGAGGACGCGGTTGCTAAGTTCAAGGATTATGCCGCCAACGGACCGACGCCTCAGGTCAAGGCCTTTGCCGCCGCATTGTTGCCAACACTTGAGCATCATCTGGCGATGGCCAAAGATCTCAATGACAAGATGCGCTCACACAGCTAG
- a CDS encoding alpha/beta hydrolase produces the protein MIWVAESWRRPARRTGWGLTILAACGLLAACSEAPKVGKTAQDQRGQIEEKLPPSPPKQATAPEWPEAAPPSEATQQSEDKGASRDSDTQTDAYKKDEAAPGSGSTFEQEFNGGSGPRIPSAIGEGRDGAGAPSPTAEEPKESESAAAPPPEVEPKAVGAAPPPPPEPSEPSGGAAPPEPPAASAEAPAPEPRASYARPAPSAAMPAPPPPPAPAPVLQPPVAPTAAARAAIESDPSKKFKVVPVFYGTDRAIEPDPARLQFGSERGHKLQLGRALISVPLSHKVPHIERPTVYEIPYFKYKIYEEKEDPNKHFTLQEIKSLSEEQMLALVKEQLAKSSTFKDHAFVFVHGFNTSFDCALYRTAQITYDLGFDGVPFVYSWPSGGKVASYTYDRGSVEQAEPRLAEFLTMVIQKSGAKSISLIAHSMGNELLLRVLERLKPKIPSGVVISQVILAAPDVDRDKFNIIAREITSFAKGVTLYAASNDRALGYSARFWGGVPRAGDIPKDGPLIIPGVDTIDVTAVSTDALGLNHSGYAENPALLDDVKALVAFGIRPPDKRVKSILAVESAAGTFWRFQATN, from the coding sequence GTGATTTGGGTTGCTGAAAGCTGGCGTAGACCAGCTCGCCGGACGGGATGGGGGCTGACGATACTCGCAGCCTGCGGCTTGCTCGCAGCCTGTAGCGAAGCTCCGAAAGTCGGCAAGACCGCCCAAGACCAGCGGGGTCAGATCGAGGAAAAATTACCACCATCCCCGCCAAAGCAAGCCACAGCACCCGAATGGCCGGAAGCGGCGCCCCCTTCCGAAGCGACGCAACAAAGCGAAGATAAGGGGGCAAGCAGGGACTCCGACACGCAGACGGATGCCTACAAAAAGGACGAGGCGGCGCCGGGCTCCGGCTCGACGTTCGAGCAAGAATTCAACGGAGGGTCCGGTCCGAGAATTCCGTCCGCTATCGGGGAGGGCCGAGACGGCGCCGGTGCTCCTTCGCCCACGGCGGAAGAGCCCAAAGAATCGGAATCTGCGGCTGCGCCACCTCCGGAGGTCGAGCCCAAAGCGGTCGGCGCTGCTCCGCCTCCGCCGCCGGAGCCGTCCGAGCCTTCCGGTGGCGCCGCGCCGCCCGAACCTCCGGCGGCTTCCGCCGAAGCACCAGCCCCTGAGCCCCGCGCGAGTTATGCGCGGCCCGCGCCTTCGGCTGCCATGCCAGCTCCGCCGCCTCCGCCCGCTCCAGCCCCGGTCCTGCAGCCGCCCGTCGCGCCAACGGCCGCCGCGCGCGCGGCTATCGAGAGCGATCCTTCGAAGAAGTTCAAAGTCGTTCCCGTTTTTTATGGAACCGATCGCGCCATCGAGCCTGATCCGGCCCGCCTGCAATTCGGATCTGAGCGGGGTCATAAACTGCAGTTGGGACGCGCGCTTATCTCAGTGCCTCTCAGTCACAAGGTGCCCCACATCGAGCGGCCAACGGTCTACGAGATCCCGTATTTCAAATACAAGATTTACGAAGAGAAAGAGGATCCGAACAAGCATTTCACGCTGCAGGAAATTAAGAGCCTCAGCGAAGAGCAGATGCTCGCGCTCGTCAAAGAGCAGCTCGCGAAATCCTCGACGTTCAAGGATCACGCGTTCGTCTTCGTACACGGCTTCAACACGTCCTTCGACTGCGCCCTCTATCGGACCGCGCAGATCACCTACGACCTCGGCTTCGACGGCGTGCCGTTCGTCTACAGTTGGCCGTCTGGCGGCAAGGTCGCAAGCTATACCTATGATCGCGGCAGCGTCGAACAGGCAGAGCCGAGGCTCGCTGAATTTCTGACGATGGTCATTCAGAAGAGCGGCGCGAAATCCATCAGCCTCATCGCGCATTCGATGGGTAATGAGCTTTTGCTGCGTGTGCTGGAAAGGCTGAAGCCCAAAATTCCGAGCGGTGTGGTGATCAGCCAAGTCATTCTCGCGGCGCCCGACGTCGACCGCGATAAGTTCAATATCATCGCTCGCGAGATTACGAGCTTCGCGAAGGGCGTAACGCTCTACGCCGCGTCCAACGATCGCGCGCTCGGTTATTCGGCGCGGTTCTGGGGCGGCGTTCCGCGCGCCGGCGATATTCCAAAAGACGGACCGTTGATCATTCCAGGCGTCGACACCATCGACGTAACGGCAGTTTCGACGGACGCGCTCGGCCTCAACCACTCGGGCTATGCGGAAAATCCCGCCTTGCTCGATGACGTCAAAGCGCTGGTCGCATTCGGCATCCGGCCACCGGACAAACGCGTGAAAAGCATCTTGGCGGTGGAGTCGGCGGCTGGAACCTTTTGGCGGTTTCAGGCGACCAATTGA
- the meaB gene encoding methylmalonyl Co-A mutase-associated GTPase MeaB, with protein MAVTALPAHKISVADYVSGIASGDRALLARAITLVESSNPDHGRLAQQVLQELLPKTGNAVRLGITGVPGVGKSTTIDQLGMNLLAEGHLVAVLAIDPTSKRSGGSILGDKTRMSSLAQEKNAFIRPSPSSGTLGGVTRRTRETMALVEAAGFDVVIVETVGVGQSEVAVADMVDFFLVLLLSGGGDDLQGIKKGIIELADMIAINKADGDNIRRAESAAAEYKNALQIFTPHGASWFPPVLTVSGRDNRGLKELWAKVLDHRKTMTATGEFETRRQSQAVSWMRDMLEDRLMGALRANPSVAAELPKIEQSVRNGTLLPTLAVERIMMMMGI; from the coding sequence ATGGCCGTTACAGCCCTCCCAGCCCACAAAATTTCCGTCGCCGACTATGTCTCCGGTATCGCCAGCGGCGACCGGGCGCTTCTCGCTCGCGCCATCACGCTTGTGGAAAGCTCAAACCCGGACCACGGCCGCCTCGCCCAGCAGGTGCTACAGGAGCTGCTGCCCAAAACCGGCAACGCCGTGCGGCTCGGCATTACCGGCGTTCCCGGAGTCGGCAAGTCGACGACGATCGATCAGCTCGGGATGAACCTGCTCGCCGAAGGGCATCTGGTCGCCGTTCTCGCCATCGATCCGACTTCGAAACGCTCCGGCGGCTCGATCCTCGGCGACAAGACACGCATGAGTTCGCTGGCGCAGGAGAAGAATGCATTCATCCGGCCGTCGCCTTCGTCCGGCACGCTCGGCGGCGTGACGCGGCGCACGCGCGAGACCATGGCGCTGGTCGAAGCGGCAGGCTTCGATGTCGTCATCGTCGAGACGGTAGGCGTCGGTCAGTCCGAGGTTGCCGTCGCCGATATGGTGGATTTCTTTCTGGTGCTTCTGCTTTCGGGCGGCGGCGACGATTTGCAAGGCATCAAGAAAGGCATCATCGAGCTTGCCGACATGATCGCCATCAACAAGGCGGATGGCGACAACATCCGGCGCGCGGAAAGCGCGGCGGCCGAATACAAAAACGCGCTGCAGATTTTCACGCCGCATGGCGCGAGTTGGTTTCCGCCTGTGTTGACTGTGTCGGGACGGGATAACCGTGGGCTCAAGGAGCTTTGGGCAAAGGTTCTTGACCACCGGAAGACGATGACGGCGACTGGCGAATTCGAAACGCGGCGGCAATCTCAGGCCGTGTCCTGGATGCGCGATATGCTCGAAGACCGGCTCATGGGTGCGCTGAGGGCCAATCCGAGCGTCGCGGCGGAGCTTCCGAAAATCGAACAATCCGTTCGCAACGGCACGCTTCTTCCGACGCTCGCGGTTGAACGCATCATGATGATGATGGGGATCTGA